One region of Gorilla gorilla gorilla isolate KB3781 chromosome 13, NHGRI_mGorGor1-v2.1_pri, whole genome shotgun sequence genomic DNA includes:
- the LOC134756925 gene encoding eukaryotic translation initiation factor 3 subunit F-like — protein MSFDADVQTLASVQAPAQTPAPALLGPALPGPFPGGRVVRLHPVILASTVDSYERRNKGAARVIGTLLGTVNKHSVEVTNCFSVSHNESDEVAVDMEFAKNMYELHKKVSPNELILGWYAAGHDITEHSVLIHEYCSREAPNPIHLTVDTSLQNGHMSIKAYVSTLMGVPGRTVGVFTPLTVKYAYYDTECIRVDLIMKTCFSPNRVVGLSSDLQQVAGASARIQNALSIVLQYAEDILSGKVSADNTIRKVGHFLMSLVNQVPKIVPDDFETMLHSNINDLLMVTYLANLTQSQIALNEKLVNL, from the exons ATGTCTTTTGATGCAGATGT CCAGACCCTGGCCTCAGTGCAAGCTCCAGCACAGACCCCAGCACCCGCTCTGCTTGGTCCTGCTCTTCCAGGGCCCTTCCCTGGTGGCCGTGTGGTCAGGCTGCATCCAGTCATTTTGGCCTCCACTGTGGACAGCTACGAGAGACGCAACAAGGGTGCTGCCCGAGTTATCGGGACCCTGTTGGGAACTGTCAACAAACACTCAGTGGAGGTCACCAATTGCTTTTCAGTGTCACACAATGAGTCAGATGAAGTGGCTGTTGACATGGAATTTGCTAAGAACATGTATGAACTGCATAAAAAAGTTTCTCCAAATGAGCTCATCTTGGGGTGGTACGCTGCAGGCCATGACATCACAGAGCACTCTGTGCTGATCCATGAGTACTGCAGCCGAGAGGCCCCCAACCCCATCCACCTCACTGTGGACACAAGTCTCCAGAACGGCCATATGAGCATCAAAGCCTATGTCAGCACTTTAATGGGTGTCCCTGGGAGGACCGTGGGAGTGTTCACACCTCTGACAGTGAAATACGCATACTATGACACGGAATGCATCAGAGTTGACCTGATCATGAAGACCTGCTTTAGCCCCAACAGAGTGGTTGGACTCTCAAGTGACTTGCAGCAAGTAGCAGGGGCATCAGCTCGCATCCAGAATGCCCTGAGCATAGTGTTGCAATATGCAGAGGATATACTATCTGGAAAGGTGTCAGCTGACAATACCATCAGGAAGGTGGGCCACTTCCTGATGAGCCTGGTTAACCAAGTACCAAAAATAGTTCCCGATGACTTCGAGACCATGCTCCACAGCAACATCAATGACCTGTTGATGGTGACCTACCTGGCCAACCTCACACAGTCACAGATTGCCCTCAATGAAAAACTTGTAAACCTGTGA